GAATCAACAATAGTTTTAGACTCATTTTTAAATGAAGAGGATTTACTCCTCCTTCTGAAAGAGATCAATACTAAAGGTAAATTATGTGCaatattcaaaaatatgagtGTTGTCTatttgaaacatatttttatttaagtcaacaaatcatgattaaatgcattttatatacTCATAAGGTTTGCGTTTTAATGATCTATGACCACTTGCAACTTccgtttcaatatttttttcaatgatgGCGTGTCaaggaaaataacattttctttaaaCGTTCTTCACACCTTGAATTAGTCAAAATGAAcaatatttgaatatcaaaataagatgtgttatgtatatttaatgcaactgtcatacaggtgagatGTTTGGCTAGCTATTAAACAAGGTTTGCATAATCTTtatctaaataagaaaatgcctgtacaaagttaggaatatgtcagttgtttttcttttgatatgtttaaccttttgattttgccatttgattatggacgtTCAGTacgtttgtgattttactatttttcaGGGAGACAACTACACTTTgtatccaccaaaattcaaatgaagtgaaaTTAATTGACAGCAATATATAATGAAACGTGAATCGAAACAGAAAAATCTAATTTATTAATGGATCAGcgttataattataatatatcatatgTATGGAGCTCTACTTTACTAATGCGTTTATAAATTTccttattttatttgaatcacACTGCTATGGATGACTAATATTATTAGTCGGAAGATATATCGAttcaattttatcattaaattTGTATAATCTCCTATGTTACGTATGTCGTGTATGTATAACTTGATtaatttcacttgactgggcggggtttaacTGGTTGGCttatttaagaccagtccatctatagacaggtaTTTCAGAATAAAATCATCAATAGAATGTTTAGTTATTCGTCCTatatcatacactcagttcaTTTGTATATCTGTTTGGTGACAacgataggtgattagaaatcagttcCAATTATAATGGCCATCATCCATATCACGCACATCTtgaaatagactgtccttatgctaATTATTTGTTAGccccgcccgatcagttgaaataacattggtaatagcCTATAATCATTTGGTTTTATTATCAAGACTGttcttatatagattagaccgttggttttcccgtttgaattgttttacactattaatttttgtggccctttatagcttgcttttcagtgtgagccatggctccgtgttgaagaccgtaccttgagcTATAATTGtatactttaacaaattgtgacttggatggagagtttgctcattggcactcataccacatcttcctatatctatgtaccgAGAAGACGGTTATACCTCAATTCTTAATTATAGAAGattctaaacaaaattataactattatagatataattttaattgttttatactgaTCTCTTTGGcgttttatttttctctttttttacaaGTTTGTATTCTTACTTTTTACATGCTAATATAACAATCAGGATAACGATAAAGATAACAACCACCGAAACGATAACAATTACAACAACAATAACTGTatctacaaaagaaaacaaaaatattattttaatgttacaacaaAACATCCTTATATTGATTGTAATTTTAGGAGTAGACATTAAAGACACAATAAAGGTAAATCTTTACCAAGAATGGTAATAGAAAACTTGTGTATTGTTCAAAGTTGTATGAACTTTGAGGGCAAATAATACATTATCAAGGGAGGTAATGATGTTGCAAAAGTAAAATAACGTTGTTTTTTCTTGATGATTTAAACCAAtaacttgaaaacgagtacaATGTACATGGACCCCTTTTTCAAAATAGCATTTGGCTGTCTATGTATTAAGAGAAGTTGAACAAAGTTTTATGAATCAATCACATGATATCTGTTTTATCAAATTAATGTATTATAGTCCTGCTTTTGAGTGCATAACTTTGTGTATTTTCACCTTATTGAGACTACAATGTATCATACTCAATGATCAGGCTCAAGTGTTTTGATGAAGGTAATATATAGATTTACTGGTGGTATTTTTCAATTGTGATGTTTAATTTTGGTTAATAGTATCAACAATTCAATAGAGGTATGTTTTGCAGTAATATGAGAGATGCCTGTACCAATTCCGGAATATGATAGTTTGaggtgtttgagctttgattttgtcatttgactttgcacttttcgttttgaatttttctcggacttcgataattttgttattttacgttttgGTCAAGTCATGTGTGTTTAACTTATATTCAAGGCGATACCTTGTAGAGTTGACTCCTGCAAATGACGACGAaggtaattttatatttattccgCCTAACATAATTTCTAATGGAAGTTTTTTATGAAGAATGCCAAAATATTTGGCAcatattatatatcttttatcattgtttattccTTAAGGTTAATACAACAAACAAATCAACCATATTACAATTATATCTTCTGTATTGACTTTTGATTTGACAGTTTTTGAAAATCTAGTTTGAGAGATTCTTATTATGCTTATAATTCACACTAATGGAGAAAAACGATTTTACCGTAGTATACACATCCAGTTTTTGAAATAACTTACTACATTGATTCCCTTTTAATTTATCATATTATTCAAAAGTTAAATATTCAATCttacatataatattaaaaagttgCTTATAATAGTTTCGATATGAAATGCATTggaattttgttaaataatttatatcaaaatactTGTCgcgtaaaatattaaaataactaaCACAAGCGATACATACCaaagttttcttttttctctttctcTTTACCGTCAGCACCAGACGAACTGTCCGTGAAACTAGACTGGGTAGTTGAAATGTCAGCTTTGTGAATAAACGGCAAACAGTCAATGCATTATTTGAAGATACATTTTATGAGTGAGTCAAATATGTTTCTTCTCTGATATTTTTTCAGTGAAATTAGTCTTgcataatatacaaataaacaatcGCAATACACTTTGCCTTTTTTGTACACAAATGAAGAATGATAAAGTGATGGAGCCATTGCATGCAGAAAGATAATTAAAAAAGGGATTGTgcgaaactttatttattttcttttttatgcgCATCTATGACGATAAGTTGCAGTCATAAATAAATGAACATGAACATTGATAATGGGTTACAGACTTGCAAAGTATGTTTTTAGCAAAATGGTAATTACGTGCTCCCTATATTCGGATAAGCagttaaaaaacaacagcaaatattcatgttaaattgaaatataacatatttttttggtCATATCTTCATAAGCGTGCAattataatcctttgtaatgtaACATAATCAAATAGACAAGAATTGTACAAAAAAGTAACTATAAGGAAGTTGTTGATTCTTCATAAAGTACTATAATGTTCATGAAGGGTGTGTGTTGTGTGGGCTATCTAATAATTGATACCAGTACATGAAATTTAAAACTGACTGAAATAAGAACCATAAAGGTAATACAGGATTTTAAAAGACCAGGAAGCTGAAGATTATTAAAACAAGATGTCCTTATATATTGACTAATTTTGCTCAGACATTAATTTTGCAACCTGTGCTAGCTTTTGAAAATTGATTTTCATACACGGTATATGTATACCTCTGTTGAGCTGTTTATAACTGTATCAGAAATATCAGTACCGAATTCAAAATGCTTCATATCatgtaaataagaaaaatacaagCATAAGcttcatatacatgtaacaattttaATAAACGTAATTTACCTTTATCCATTACATTAATTCGAACATTTACAGCATTTGTGTACGTAACGCCATTGAAAGTGTTGCTAACATTACAGGTGTATATTCCACTGTCCGTTTTATTCATATCCGTAATAGTAAAATTTTCAGATTCACTTATTGTCtcgtaaatgttttctttatacCAGTGGAAATTTGGTTTAGGATTTCCATcgcttttacaaaataaatcaatacgAGAATCTTCTCCTACCACATAATCTGTTTTATTCCGATTTAGTATTATAGTTGGCATGCTCACTTGATCTGAAAAAATAATAGTGACTATATAGGCGTGCATACATGCTTGCAAAACATTCAGCTGCCTGCCAATTCGTTAAATTTGTTGAAACACATCAAATTAAGCAATTGTTTAAATGGTCCAGCAAAACATGAAAACGACACGTAATACTTGTATCAGGACCGCTCAAAGTCTAATTCAAACTATACTATACTATACTATACTATACTATACTATACTATACTATACTATACTATACTATACTATACTATACTATACTATACTATACTTTATTTTACTATACTATTACTATTACAATACTATACTATACTATACTATTGCTATTACTATACTATACTATACTATACTATGCTATACTATACTATACTATACTATACTATACTATACTATACTATACTATACTATACTATACTATACTATACTATACTATACTATACTATACTATACTATTACTATTACTATTACTTTACTATACTATACCTTAACTTCACTTTACCTATACTTATACTTATACTATAATATACTATACCTATACTTATACTATACCCAAACCCGGAGGTGAACTTCAGTTGACCCCTGATTAAAAATATGTACCTATTTAGTGGAAAcggacgtcatattaaactcctGAACATAtacatgaactaaaattaaaaagcaattTAAGACagacaaaggtcagaggctcctgaataggaacaggcgcaaaaattagGCGGGGTTAAACAAATTCAGTGGTTTCCTCCCTTCCCGTTTGCTAACACTAACGCCTGATAAAATCAACTGACCACCTAGCTACGACTTCAATTTATCATGGTCGAATAACAATGTTAGACGCCTCAACAATTATCTAAAAGAAAAACAGAACTTGATCTGCTACTTAAAGTAATTAGGTGTCTGGTAAAACATCAGAACTGAATTGTCAATGAAATACGAACAATgcgaaaaaaagaacaaaaataactTGAAAAAATTATAATGAGTCTTCGAATCACATATTGTTGAccaatcaaaaaaaaatatgagaatcCCATTACTATACCTATGAGAGAACCATCAGCACGCACAATGTAacataacataaatattttttttttaaatattcctgAACCTATTCAGGAATATAATAATAAAACCCTCAGTACATGTGATTGTGTATAAATTAATTTTAGGGCAATCAGATACAAAAGATCTAATaacttacaaaataatttttcaattgcTTGATTGTAAAGTAGGTGTTATGTGTATAGGTATTTGACACTCTTTGGGTTTCGAAGTCAAATAGTAACATAACCTCTTAAAAGTACTTTTCGTAAAAAATGAAATCTTTTACTGACATTGTAATAAGATTAATAAATAAAGAATTGTTAAAATAGAGCAAACCCTGCTCATTGTTAGAAGCACTTAGTAATACCCCTGGTTTTGGTTGGTTTTTGTTAGTGTTTAGTAATCTATGCAGTGTTTTACGTATTCCTATTTTCCAttacgtctttttttctctaattttgtttatttagcTGTCTTTTCATTCTTATATCATTTACAGAAACTGACCTGTCTTTTTAACATCAAATCATCTGCTAGACATGCACACATTAAAGATATTTAAAAGTCTTTGATTAAACATTGGAATTTCCCTTTATTATCTTCCATCTCATTTTTACTGGAGAAATtcgtttacaaaataaataagtataTGTAGCAAGCTTCAACTTCTCAATATAACGAACGAAAATGGATGTAATATACACGGCGATATAAGGTTTGTGCATTTCAAGCCCTGATTGATTTTCCTTTCAAGTAGTTCTTAATTTCGTAAAACTTCTTTTAGCTTtcatgacagttttttttttttttttttgaaagcaGAGGTAAAATAAAGTTATGTAGATAACGTTTGATGAAAGTGATCTTTAGAAAAATCGTCGGTATTAATGAAACAAAGTATACATCTATAAGGGAAACCTATAACTatgatatgcatatatatatgattaatagtaaaaatatatacttacagTACACTTTTATTGGTGCCGTTTCTACGTATAACATATCAGAACCTGCCATTGTTGAATAAACACAACATTTTATTATTGCTTTGTTGTCTTGGGCTGTAACTTTGAATGTGAGATTACTTGTCCGATAATCAGAACAATTCTCAGAATCTTTTACAATTGATGTTTTATTGGCTGTATAGTTAAGAGGTCTTCTGTGTCCATCAACATACTTTTGAAAGACAAGTTTTGCTGGAGGTTTTCCAACATCTCCTGTACAGACAACTGTTATGGTATCACCTTCAGCTAAAACTGTATCTATAGTTGGTTGTTTGGTAGAATATGTAGTAGTTTTGTAGCTTTTGTTGGAAGAAACACTATCAGGAAGAGGGGTAGCTGTTGTAGTATTATGGCCAGATGTTTGTATCGTAGAATGATTAAATGCAGTTGAAGCGTTTTCTTCCGTGGTAGCTGAGGCAGATACAGTTTCGTTTTCTGTTGATGTTACGTCAGTATACGTAGATGGCGATGGTGATCTATAATCCATCTGTTTAGTTGTGAACACTGCTGAATCTCCTGGTAAATTAACTACTACAACGCCATCCGGTTTTGAAGGTGGCACTATGGAAAGTACGTATTATACAATTTTAACTCAATCGATAATAAAAATCAGTATAATTTTAATTACGATACATCTTCGATTAAACAAATTCTAGGTGAAACATTTTTAAGCTGCAAAAAGTAGGTATTGGTTTCAGTTGATATGATTTTATGTCTTCTAAAAGTTGCTGCAAGTAAGCATTTATGTATTCATTTACATATGTAAAAGAGATATTTTGTTGGTT
This genomic window from Mytilus galloprovincialis chromosome 9, xbMytGall1.hap1.1, whole genome shotgun sequence contains:
- the LOC143044191 gene encoding uncharacterized protein LOC143044191, with amino-acid sequence MTFNQIMCIDDTSYQCQARYIDSNGDQNPISNNTSISVEVPPSKPDGVVVVNLPGDSAVFTTKQMDYRSPSPSTYTDVTSTENETVSASATTEENASTAFNHSTIQTSGHNTTTATPLPDSVSSNKSYKTTTYSTKQPTIDTVLAEGDTITVVCTGDVGKPPAKLVFQKYVDGHRRPLNYTANKTSIVKDSENCSDYRTSNLTFKVTAQDNKAIIKCCVYSTMAGSDMLYVETAPIKVYYQVSMPTIILNRNKTDYVVGEDSRIDLFCKSDGNPKPNFHWYKENIYETISESENFTITDMNKTDSGIYTCNVSNTFNGVTYTNAVNVRINVMDKADISTTQSSFTDSSSGADGKEKEKKENFDTVIVVVIVIVSVVVIFIVILIVILACKKRRSKSSSFKNESKTIVDSKQKPITEFRTGDYDCIDLDNDAMKKTKSHGHEVDDIKEHNYEYLKKQKEKEQKNESNASTQPAVYAQVNEATKSSNKQNTDTLELADKKEDNTYADTQEGIYDKAGDRRKKEDENDEHFDTSDNSSKQNFNDDTKLEKDENGKVATVAPTIHSLGGSEDDEQLNPNIKA